From a region of the Leptospira kmetyi serovar Malaysia str. Bejo-Iso9 genome:
- the motB gene encoding flagellar motor protein MotB, which yields MAKAKCPECIQNIPEYMLTYGDMVTLLLCFFIMLYTTGKTNAIEMQIILSAFKTTTGFFDGGQTLSKGRLEEMGMNIESLPSQTTGKALSKSKKLATELFKPEVEAGKVKITEDERGLIISLVSADYFNPGSAVLTDSIKVALRKASSLIKELDRFVRVEGHCDADAVNPGVPPGKEERAYINNWDLAGARAINSTDYIINVEKLDPSWFQAVSFGAFRPLVVEYSGTPEAKAYNRRIDIVIMTDKSTKRSPYETNFGLPKTKIPGSESSAPGKE from the coding sequence ATGGCAAAAGCAAAATGTCCGGAATGTATTCAGAATATCCCCGAGTATATGCTTACCTACGGGGACATGGTGACGCTGTTGTTGTGCTTCTTCATCATGCTTTATACCACCGGTAAAACGAACGCGATCGAAATGCAGATCATTCTTTCCGCGTTCAAAACCACGACCGGATTTTTCGACGGAGGACAAACTCTTTCCAAAGGCCGATTGGAAGAGATGGGAATGAACATAGAAAGTCTTCCTTCTCAGACGACCGGAAAGGCTTTGTCGAAATCTAAAAAACTTGCCACGGAACTTTTTAAACCTGAAGTGGAAGCGGGAAAGGTAAAGATTACCGAAGACGAAAGAGGTCTGATTATCTCTCTCGTAAGCGCGGATTATTTCAATCCGGGTTCTGCGGTTCTAACCGATTCGATCAAGGTCGCGCTCCGCAAGGCGAGTTCGCTTATCAAAGAACTCGATCGTTTCGTGCGAGTGGAAGGACACTGCGATGCGGACGCGGTCAATCCCGGAGTTCCACCCGGCAAGGAAGAACGCGCCTATATCAACAACTGGGATCTCGCGGGAGCGAGAGCGATCAACTCCACCGATTATATCATCAATGTGGAGAAGCTCGATCCTTCCTGGTTTCAAGCGGTAAGTTTCGGAGCGTTTCGACCTTTGGTGGTCGAGTATTCCGGAACGCCCGAAGCGAAAGCGTACAATCGAAGAATCGACATCGTAATTATGACCGATAAGTCAACCAAGAGAAGTCCATACGAAACGAATTTCGGACTTCCAAAAACGAAAATTCCCGGCTCCGAGTCCAGCGCGCCTGGCAAAGAGTGA
- a CDS encoding motility protein A: protein MDFGTVVGLGAACVLMIFGVISAGLSPLDLFDVPSILITFGGATAGTIMAVPWESTLAVGKVTQKVFRTEKHDLIELIKTLVSFSEKARREGLLALEDDVNELPDEFLRKGITLVVDGTDPELVRNIMETEMGNIASRHSNGKAWWENWGALAPAFGMIGTLIGLVQMLKNLGSGDPSAIGTGMAAALITTLYGSMGANMFAIPVMKKLMRKSEDELTIKQIMIEGTLSIQSGDNPRIVKDKLSSFLPPSERDVLKDDSE from the coding sequence ATGGATTTTGGAACAGTAGTCGGTTTAGGCGCGGCGTGCGTCCTGATGATCTTCGGGGTGATCTCTGCGGGTTTAAGTCCATTGGACCTTTTTGACGTCCCCTCGATTTTGATTACGTTCGGCGGTGCGACCGCGGGAACGATCATGGCGGTTCCTTGGGAATCCACTCTCGCGGTGGGCAAGGTAACCCAAAAAGTTTTCAGAACGGAAAAACACGATCTTATAGAATTGATTAAAACGTTAGTCTCCTTTTCGGAAAAGGCGAGAAGGGAAGGTCTTCTCGCGCTGGAAGACGACGTGAACGAACTTCCCGACGAATTCTTACGCAAAGGAATTACTCTCGTCGTGGACGGAACGGACCCCGAACTTGTTCGTAACATCATGGAAACCGAAATGGGTAACATCGCTTCCCGTCATAGTAACGGAAAGGCTTGGTGGGAAAACTGGGGCGCTTTGGCTCCGGCCTTCGGGATGATCGGGACTTTGATCGGTCTCGTTCAGATGTTGAAGAACCTCGGTTCCGGCGACCCTTCGGCGATCGGAACGGGGATGGCGGCGGCTTTGATTACGACGTTATACGGATCGATGGGCGCGAACATGTTCGCGATTCCCGTCATGAAAAAACTCATGAGAAAATCCGAAGACGAACTTACGATCAAACAGATCATGATCGAAGGAACCCTTTCGATTCAGTCCGGGGACAACCCGAGGATCGTAAAGGATAAGTTATCCTCTTTTCTTCCTCCTTCGGAAAGAGACGTTCTCAAGGACGACAGCGAGTAA
- a CDS encoding flagellar FlbD family protein — MILLHRLKGDEFVLNASHIESLEANPDTTITLSNDRKYVVKESVPEVIEKIVEYKKRILVFPMGSSPDQFKRVE, encoded by the coding sequence TTGATTTTACTTCACAGATTGAAAGGGGACGAGTTTGTACTCAACGCTTCTCACATAGAAAGCCTTGAGGCCAATCCCGACACCACGATCACGCTTTCCAACGATCGAAAGTATGTTGTGAAGGAATCCGTACCGGAAGTGATCGAAAAAATCGTGGAATATAAAAAACGGATTCTTGTGTTTCCTATGGGATCTTCTCCGGATCAGTTCAAAAGGGTGGAATAA
- a CDS encoding glycosyltransferase, with protein sequence MKVAIIHDWLNGMRGGELVLDSLLKIYPTADLFTLFYTPGKLNPRIEQRKITTAFTNNLPFKDSKYRWYLPLFPTAIESLDLKGYDLVISSSHCVAKGVITDPDSIHFSYVHSPMRYVWDLYYDYFPSRKGLKFFAFEAISNYLRTWDVASASRVDSFWSNSEFVARRIQKFYRREAKVIFPPCLPEKWKVEPQTKDDFYLIVSAFAPYKRIDLAIETFRKNGKRLVLIGGGQEFKKLTSGLPNNIEVLPHLKREEVLEYYKKAKAFIFPGMEDFGIAPVEAQAFETPVIAFGKGGALETVVAGKTGVFFPEQTAESLQTAIEQADRISWKTSDFQKNVSRFTEEKFIIEIKKQVENRIRTPRKKG encoded by the coding sequence ATGAAAGTTGCCATCATCCATGACTGGCTGAACGGAATGCGCGGAGGAGAACTCGTCCTCGATTCTCTCTTAAAAATTTATCCGACAGCCGACTTATTCACGTTATTCTACACACCCGGAAAGTTGAACCCGCGGATCGAACAAAGAAAGATCACGACCGCGTTTACGAACAATCTTCCGTTTAAGGATTCCAAATATCGTTGGTATCTTCCCTTGTTTCCGACCGCGATCGAATCCCTCGATCTAAAAGGATACGATCTTGTGATTTCTTCTTCCCATTGTGTGGCAAAGGGAGTGATCACCGATCCGGATTCGATTCATTTTAGCTATGTCCATTCTCCGATGCGCTACGTTTGGGATTTGTATTACGATTATTTTCCTTCGCGCAAGGGGCTGAAATTTTTTGCGTTCGAAGCGATCTCGAATTATCTGCGAACCTGGGATGTGGCTTCGGCTTCGAGGGTGGATTCTTTTTGGTCCAACTCGGAGTTTGTCGCGAGGAGAATCCAAAAATTCTATCGTAGAGAAGCGAAGGTAATCTTTCCTCCTTGTCTTCCCGAAAAGTGGAAGGTCGAACCGCAAACCAAGGACGACTTCTATCTCATCGTCTCCGCGTTCGCCCCTTATAAAAGAATCGATCTCGCGATCGAAACGTTTCGTAAGAACGGAAAACGTCTCGTCCTCATCGGAGGCGGACAAGAATTTAAGAAACTGACTTCCGGTCTTCCGAACAACATAGAAGTTCTTCCGCATTTGAAACGAGAAGAAGTCTTGGAATATTACAAAAAAGCGAAGGCGTTTATTTTTCCGGGAATGGAAGATTTCGGAATCGCTCCCGTCGAAGCGCAGGCCTTCGAAACTCCGGTCATCGCCTTCGGAAAGGGCGGAGCCTTGGAAACGGTGGTTGCTGGGAAAACCGGCGTATTCTTCCCCGAACAAACCGCCGAATCGTTGCAGACCGCGATCGAACAAGCGGATCGGATTTCCTGGAAAACTTCCGATTTTCAGAAGAACGTAAGCCGTTTTACCGAGGAAAAATTCATTATCGAAATCAAAAAGCAGGTCGAGAATAGAATCAGAACTCCAAGGAAAAAAGGATAA
- a CDS encoding MlaD family protein yields MNLTKHTAVLTGVIFFLAFSLGMYISVIEKAGTKDEYPYTMKIYYPRLEGIHPGAPVRILGVERGIVLSLDVVPIDEVGDQKFLNKDQTKAIEIVIRLKEPITLWDNYKITFQTNTILSGRTIDIDPGSSEKEDTTFFQPTYLEEEQRPPDFLPSADYFEDFFAASTGVIRENREDIRASFNNLYEISEKLKSNRGTIPQIINSPETYDNVLELLTDARIFGNDARRYTEGYRKLERSAPTPFTINLYRRTTLIGSVGNDYYFGKL; encoded by the coding sequence ATGAATCTTACCAAACATACAGCGGTCCTTACGGGAGTGATCTTCTTCCTGGCTTTTTCCTTGGGAATGTATATTTCCGTGATCGAAAAGGCGGGAACCAAGGACGAATATCCTTACACGATGAAAATCTATTATCCTCGTTTGGAAGGAATTCATCCCGGAGCGCCGGTTCGGATTCTGGGCGTGGAACGGGGAATCGTTCTGAGTTTGGATGTGGTTCCGATCGACGAAGTTGGTGATCAGAAATTCTTAAACAAGGATCAAACGAAGGCGATCGAAATCGTGATTCGTTTGAAGGAACCGATTACGCTTTGGGATAATTATAAGATTACGTTTCAAACCAATACGATTCTTTCCGGTAGAACCATCGACATCGATCCGGGTTCGTCGGAAAAGGAAGACACGACCTTCTTTCAACCTACGTATTTGGAAGAGGAACAACGACCTCCCGACTTCTTACCTTCGGCCGATTACTTCGAGGATTTCTTTGCGGCTTCCACCGGCGTGATTCGCGAGAATCGAGAGGATATTCGCGCTTCGTTTAACAATCTTTATGAGATTTCGGAAAAGTTGAAGTCGAATCGCGGGACGATTCCTCAAATCATCAATTCTCCGGAAACGTACGACAACGTGTTGGAACTCCTCACCGACGCGAGGATTTTCGGCAACGATGCCCGTCGTTACACGGAAGGATATCGTAAGTTGGAGCGTTCGGCGCCGACTCCGTTTACGATCAATTTGTATCGTAGAACGACTTTGATCGGTAGCGTCGGGAACGACTACTATTTCGGGAAGTTGTAA
- a CDS encoding cell division protein FtsQ/DivIB produces MRHNLIDFLREFVQKRRNILLLALLVGILSIGMILGFGFQGIPRELNKLIITGHEKLKTEEIVRMLEIQPGTSFDTLDLDLLEKRLSRLPRVNSARITKKSEDQLLIELTERKAVYIVNSDGHLYEIDSELRLLSKDDVREKDLCVLSGNFPIKNGSIQDASFRDLYNSVEQAFRMYPALKPRISEVLLQEDGEIFFFADEPIRLRIQIGTLLHRDQVRKLYAILAYFEKDKIQSELVDIRGEDAVYH; encoded by the coding sequence ATGAGACATAATCTGATTGACTTTCTAAGAGAATTTGTGCAGAAAAGGAGAAACATTCTCCTTTTGGCTCTCCTCGTCGGAATCTTGAGCATTGGGATGATTCTCGGGTTCGGTTTTCAAGGGATTCCCCGGGAATTGAATAAGTTAATCATTACGGGGCATGAAAAGCTCAAAACGGAAGAAATCGTAAGAATGCTGGAAATTCAACCCGGAACCTCCTTTGACACGCTGGACTTGGATCTTCTCGAAAAAAGGCTCTCCAGACTTCCCCGAGTCAACTCCGCCCGCATCACTAAAAAGTCGGAAGACCAACTTCTCATCGAACTGACCGAAAGAAAGGCGGTTTATATCGTAAACTCCGACGGACATCTCTACGAGATCGATAGCGAGTTACGACTTCTTTCCAAAGACGACGTACGCGAAAAGGATCTCTGCGTTCTTTCCGGAAATTTTCCGATTAAGAATGGATCGATCCAAGACGCAAGTTTCCGCGATCTTTATAATTCCGTCGAACAGGCGTTTCGAATGTATCCCGCGTTAAAGCCGAGAATCTCCGAAGTTCTTCTGCAAGAGGACGGAGAAATTTTTTTCTTCGCGGACGAACCCATTCGTCTGAGAATTCAAATCGGAACTCTTCTTCACAGGGATCAGGTTCGAAAGCTCTACGCTATATTAGCATATTTTGAAAAAGACAAGATCCAATCCGAACTTGTGGACATCCGAGGAGAAGACGCAGTCTATCATTGA
- the ftsA gene encoding cell division protein FtsA, protein MLEPRDRIIAALDLGTSLTKVVVARPISEYEVEIIGTGAYPSSGVKNGSIINIESTTRSIIEAVSEAELMSGQEISSVAVNITGKTVKADNSKGVVAITNRDRTVAEPDVVRVIEAAQAIRVPADQQILHVLSKEFSVDDQTSIRDPIGMTGVRLEAEVHIVTAGITAIHNLEKCVESSGLVCEVMILSSLASSEAVLTSGEKDLGTAVLDIGAGSCDLIVYVDGGISYSSVIPFGGINVTSDISIGLKTTLETAELLKKRYGHTILSEIDPTETIEIPPISGRPARQVLREELVSIIEPRMREIFEMVDKELEKSGKKGLLAGGVILTGGGSLLEGIDTLAEDVFRLTASRARPGGISGLAEKASSPEFSTVIGMIKYADRMTDMDQKSVDRSEGWTKKIRRWIEDNL, encoded by the coding sequence ATGTTGGAACCGAGAGATAGAATCATCGCCGCATTGGACCTCGGGACCTCTTTGACAAAAGTGGTCGTGGCCCGACCTATCTCCGAATACGAAGTGGAAATCATAGGAACCGGAGCGTATCCTTCCTCCGGAGTCAAAAACGGATCGATCATAAACATAGAATCGACGACCCGTTCCATCATCGAGGCGGTCAGCGAAGCGGAACTCATGTCCGGTCAGGAAATTTCTTCCGTCGCGGTGAACATCACCGGCAAAACGGTAAAGGCGGATAATTCCAAAGGAGTTGTGGCGATCACAAACCGGGATCGAACCGTGGCGGAACCCGACGTCGTCCGAGTCATCGAAGCAGCGCAGGCGATCCGAGTTCCCGCCGATCAACAAATCCTGCACGTTCTTTCCAAAGAATTCTCCGTGGACGATCAAACGAGCATCCGCGATCCGATCGGAATGACGGGAGTTCGCCTCGAAGCGGAAGTTCATATCGTCACCGCGGGTATAACAGCAATTCATAATTTAGAAAAATGTGTTGAATCATCCGGACTCGTTTGCGAAGTCATGATTCTTTCCAGCCTCGCGTCGTCCGAAGCGGTTTTGACCTCGGGAGAAAAAGACTTAGGAACCGCGGTTCTCGACATAGGCGCGGGAAGTTGCGATCTCATCGTTTACGTGGATGGGGGAATTTCCTATTCTTCCGTGATTCCTTTCGGAGGAATCAACGTTACGAGCGATATTTCCATCGGACTCAAAACGACTTTGGAAACCGCGGAACTTCTCAAAAAAAGATACGGACATACGATTCTTTCCGAAATCGATCCCACCGAAACGATCGAAATTCCTCCGATCAGCGGAAGACCTGCGCGACAAGTGCTCCGCGAAGAACTCGTTTCCATCATCGAACCGAGAATGCGCGAAATCTTCGAGATGGTGGACAAGGAACTCGAGAAGTCCGGTAAAAAAGGACTTCTTGCGGGCGGAGTGATTCTTACCGGAGGAGGAAGTCTTCTCGAAGGAATCGACACTCTCGCGGAAGACGTGTTTCGTCTAACGGCATCCAGGGCGAGACCGGGCGGAATCAGCGGATTGGCCGAGAAGGCTTCTTCTCCCGAATTCTCCACCGTAATCGGAATGATCAAATACGCAGATAGAATGACGGACATGGATCAGAAATCCGTGGACCGTTCGGAAGGTTGGACGAAAAAAATCAGAAGATGGATCGAAGACAATCTTTGA
- the ftsZ gene encoding cell division protein FtsZ, translated as MIRFEEETKTSPAVIKVFGVGGGGMNAVTRMSNSTLKGVEFAILNTDEQVLLRSPVENKIILGTKATRGMGAGGDPELGYKAAEEDKERIQSSLRGADMVFITAGMGGGTGTGAAPVIAKIAKEMKCLVVGVVTLPFSFEGRRRMELARKGIEQLRSHVDTLILINNDSIFRVVDKNTPIDLAFQVIDDILLNAVRGISDIINNPGLINVDFADVKTIMRDTGDAVMGVGEGSGEGKVKEAVEYAINNSLLDSTSIAGASSLLINVSGGKDLTISDWNEVSGIITSQVDPNANIIIGLHEDETLTNKIRVTVIATGFNKRSSSGKLIQNQDLVTRVQENYGFQRKAVGMENSSSEKKDFFGEENVESQRNPGSLRYRSSNGSSPKAEDYDIPAYLRRNSSGP; from the coding sequence ATGATCCGATTTGAAGAAGAAACAAAAACCAGTCCCGCAGTCATTAAAGTATTCGGAGTCGGCGGCGGCGGTATGAACGCCGTTACCAGAATGTCCAACTCTACTCTCAAAGGAGTCGAGTTTGCGATTCTCAACACGGACGAACAGGTTCTTCTTCGTTCTCCCGTGGAAAACAAAATCATCTTAGGAACCAAAGCGACTCGAGGTATGGGAGCCGGAGGCGATCCGGAACTCGGTTACAAAGCCGCGGAAGAGGATAAGGAAAGAATCCAATCCTCTTTGAGAGGAGCCGATATGGTTTTTATCACCGCGGGAATGGGAGGCGGAACCGGAACCGGTGCCGCGCCCGTAATCGCAAAGATCGCCAAAGAGATGAAATGTCTCGTGGTCGGAGTCGTCACACTTCCGTTCTCCTTTGAAGGCAGAAGAAGAATGGAACTCGCGCGCAAGGGAATCGAACAACTCCGTTCTCACGTGGATACGCTGATTCTCATCAACAACGATTCCATCTTTAGAGTCGTGGACAAAAACACACCGATCGATCTCGCGTTTCAAGTGATCGACGATATTCTTTTGAACGCGGTTCGAGGAATCAGCGATATCATCAACAATCCAGGTCTTATCAATGTCGACTTTGCGGACGTTAAGACCATCATGCGCGATACGGGCGACGCGGTGATGGGAGTCGGCGAAGGAAGCGGAGAAGGAAAAGTGAAGGAGGCCGTGGAATACGCGATCAACAATTCGCTGTTAGACTCCACTTCGATCGCGGGCGCGTCTTCTCTTTTGATCAACGTTTCCGGTGGAAAGGATCTAACGATCTCCGATTGGAACGAGGTTTCGGGAATCATAACTTCTCAAGTCGATCCGAACGCGAACATCATCATCGGCCTTCACGAAGACGAAACTCTTACGAACAAGATTCGTGTAACCGTGATCGCTACCGGTTTTAACAAACGTTCTTCTTCGGGAAAATTGATCCAGAATCAGGATCTGGTTACGAGGGTTCAGGAGAATTACGGGTTTCAACGCAAGGCGGTCGGTATGGAGAATTCTTCTTCCGAGAAAAAAGATTTTTTCGGTGAAGAGAATGTGGAATCCCAAAGAAACCCGGGATCGTTGCGTTATCGTTCTTCAAACGGTTCTTCGCCGAAAGCGGAAGACTATGATATTCCGGCTTATTTAAGAAGGAACAGCTCCGGACCTTGA
- the lep gene encoding LipL41-expression chaperone Lep, translated as MKVTLLTNKPILLNRQSCKKSGRESAFLFSIAAIAVLFFLDCRKTPNEEECVENQMHNVKLIAQSTDEEIPTGMRQLMLKQILQPDMSRAIVLRCMSDKTLKQVQCELEKEKFGDLKECKKFAKEESK; from the coding sequence ATGAAAGTAACTCTGCTAACAAATAAGCCGATTCTTTTGAATCGTCAAAGTTGTAAGAAAAGCGGGCGCGAGTCCGCTTTTCTTTTTTCAATCGCCGCGATCGCGGTTCTATTCTTCCTGGATTGCAGAAAAACTCCGAACGAAGAAGAATGTGTGGAGAATCAGATGCACAACGTAAAGTTGATCGCGCAGTCCACGGACGAGGAAATTCCCACCGGAATGCGTCAGCTTATGTTGAAACAGATTCTTCAACCGGATATGTCCCGCGCGATCGTATTGCGTTGTATGTCCGACAAAACTTTGAAACAGGTTCAATGCGAGTTGGAAAAAGAAAAGTTCGGCGACTTAAAGGAATGTAAGAAGTTCGCCAAAGAAGAATCGAAATAA
- a CDS encoding lipoprotein LipL41, translated as MRKLSSLIAVLVLLMFLGNCADTVDVEYPVFPKDKEGRALQKFLGTIRNVGLAVEPPKKSLWEAIFGEGSSFIDQMPAKVFEAFDKESYYKLIDLSKRADVLNEATLSLTGITKSRAKIGNLLGAEAILYIGYQKPYTECGSENKIDAVAAGLKVAGFAASIATGKEVNTGNDPVSKPTGVRYMLIPLDATLIKVDTGEVKKAVVSNPAKIFNSVGNLSCPSVLDSFGQGLDEAAAYIKSRLSPLVKTEKIEIFVKDEDEEVKELLQEGYEEIQGETPSFKKAKEAWEKADKKAKGQSWGAKANLGTYYFSSGDFEKAIKLYEEAMKINGAKKTYLRELRKRVEATFAVDESNSANK; from the coding sequence ATGAGAAAATTATCTTCTCTAATTGCTGTGCTAGTTCTCCTTATGTTCTTAGGAAATTGTGCAGATACAGTCGATGTAGAATATCCGGTATTCCCGAAAGATAAAGAAGGCCGTGCTCTTCAAAAATTCCTCGGAACAATTCGCAACGTAGGTTTGGCAGTTGAGCCTCCAAAGAAAAGTCTTTGGGAAGCGATCTTCGGAGAAGGTTCCAGCTTTATCGATCAAATGCCTGCGAAAGTTTTCGAAGCATTCGACAAAGAATCCTATTACAAACTGATCGATCTTAGCAAACGCGCGGACGTTCTGAACGAAGCGACTCTTTCCCTTACCGGTATCACGAAGTCCAGAGCGAAGATCGGAAATCTTCTCGGTGCGGAAGCGATCCTTTACATCGGTTATCAAAAACCTTACACCGAGTGCGGTAGCGAAAACAAAATCGACGCGGTAGCGGCTGGTTTGAAAGTAGCTGGTTTCGCGGCTTCCATCGCAACCGGTAAAGAAGTGAACACAGGAAACGATCCTGTTTCTAAACCGACAGGCGTTCGTTACATGTTGATTCCTCTCGATGCGACTTTGATCAAAGTCGACACCGGTGAAGTGAAGAAAGCAGTCGTTTCTAATCCTGCGAAAATCTTCAACAGCGTTGGAAATCTTTCTTGTCCTTCCGTTCTGGATTCTTTCGGACAAGGTCTGGACGAAGCGGCGGCTTATATCAAGAGCAGACTTTCTCCTCTTGTTAAAACCGAAAAAATCGAAATCTTCGTAAAAGACGAAGATGAAGAAGTAAAAGAACTTCTCCAAGAAGGTTACGAAGAAATCCAAGGTGAAACTCCAAGCTTCAAAAAAGCGAAAGAAGCATGGGAAAAAGCCGACAAAAAAGCGAAGGGTCAGTCTTGGGGAGCGAAAGCGAACCTCGGAACTTATTACTTCTCTTCCGGCGATTTCGAAAAGGCTATCAAACTCTACGAAGAAGCTATGAAGATCAACGGTGCTAAAAAGACGTACCTGAGAGAACTTAGAAAGAGAGTAGAAGCTACTTTTGCGGTTGATGAAAGTAACTCTGCTAACAAATAA
- the nadA gene encoding quinolinate synthase NadA — MKTLEEITKALKSTYMEHEVEAKLPLIQEIQRLKKEKNAVLLGHNYMTPDVFHGVSDITGDSLYLSKVAADTDADIILFNGVHFMAETAKLMSPQKKVLIADLKAGCSLAESITRQDVIDLKQKYPGVPVVTYVNCTADVKAETDICCTSANALQVVESLESDTVIFLPDRYLAANVQNLTKKKIITHPGSCMVHEMYSAEDIELTRRQFPGVTVISHPECKTEVVDHSDYSGSTSQMSEFIKKSGAKNIFLITECSMGDNLRSEFPDRHFVSTCQVCPHMKRITLEKIRDALLYDQYEIHLDPEVIEKGRMSVQRMLDLSFKK; from the coding sequence ATGAAAACTCTCGAAGAAATAACCAAAGCCCTCAAAAGCACTTATATGGAACACGAAGTGGAAGCGAAACTTCCGCTGATCCAGGAAATTCAAAGATTGAAAAAGGAGAAGAACGCGGTTCTTCTCGGTCACAATTATATGACGCCCGACGTTTTTCACGGGGTTTCGGATATCACCGGCGATTCTCTTTACTTAAGTAAGGTCGCTGCGGACACGGACGCGGATATCATTCTTTTCAACGGGGTTCACTTTATGGCGGAGACCGCAAAGCTTATGTCTCCGCAAAAGAAAGTGTTGATCGCGGATTTAAAAGCGGGTTGTTCTCTCGCGGAAAGTATTACGAGACAGGACGTGATCGACCTCAAACAAAAATATCCCGGCGTTCCCGTCGTCACGTATGTGAACTGCACCGCGGACGTGAAAGCCGAAACCGATATTTGTTGCACTTCGGCGAACGCGTTGCAAGTCGTCGAATCCTTGGAAAGCGATACGGTGATCTTCTTACCGGATCGTTATCTCGCCGCAAACGTCCAAAATCTTACCAAGAAAAAAATCATCACCCATCCAGGAAGTTGTATGGTTCACGAGATGTATTCCGCGGAAGACATCGAACTTACGAGAAGACAATTCCCGGGCGTGACGGTGATTTCTCATCCGGAATGTAAAACCGAGGTCGTCGATCATTCGGATTATTCGGGTTCCACTTCTCAGATGAGCGAATTTATCAAGAAGTCCGGAGCTAAGAATATTTTTCTCATCACGGAATGTTCCATGGGAGACAATCTGCGTTCCGAGTTTCCGGATCGTCATTTCGTTTCGACTTGTCAGGTTTGTCCTCATATGAAACGGATCACCTTGGAAAAAATCCGCGACGCTTTGCTTTACGATCAATATGAGATTCATCTCGACCCGGAAGTGATCGAAAAGGGAAGGATGTCCGTGCAGAGAATGTTGGATCTTTCTTTTAAAAAGTAG
- the ispF gene encoding 2-C-methyl-D-erythritol 2,4-cyclodiphosphate synthase — MYRIGNGIDFHKLEINPGRPLMLGGIECESEFALVGHSDADIILHALSDAILGALALGDIGQYFPDTDQKLKNMDSKVILCKCLELMRERNFELVNVDCTVIGERPKIAPLKERITKSLCDLLNLPADCVSVKATTTEKMGALGRQEGIGTFCTILLGKKI, encoded by the coding sequence ATGTATCGAATCGGAAACGGAATCGACTTTCATAAATTAGAGATCAATCCCGGACGTCCTCTGATGTTAGGAGGAATCGAATGCGAATCCGAGTTCGCACTCGTGGGACATTCGGACGCGGATATCATTCTACACGCGCTTTCGGACGCGATTCTCGGCGCGCTCGCATTAGGCGACATCGGACAATACTTTCCCGATACGGATCAAAAACTCAAGAACATGGACAGCAAGGTGATTCTTTGCAAATGTTTGGAACTGATGCGGGAAAGAAACTTCGAACTCGTCAACGTCGATTGCACCGTGATCGGAGAAAGACCGAAGATCGCTCCCCTCAAAGAAAGAATTACAAAATCCTTATGCGATCTTTTGAATCTTCCCGCGGATTGCGTTTCCGTAAAAGCGACAACGACGGAAAAGATGGGAGCCTTAGGCCGCCAAGAAGGAATCGGAACGTTTTGTACGATTCTTTTGGGAAAGAAAATTTAA
- a CDS encoding LIC_13076 family protein, translated as MKNSFYLFVPFYMFVLLADCKIDQRISSDKNHRTILASADANCQVAAVEPLYSFLFGLVPVFRKPEPEPGIGQTLRVTEITNWKDYAITALGGWAITLVRRTRTIEFCEENLYASNWNPEKISVDQTLYQMAVTGKVIVHLKSGDPLTQVRILSFDESSIEVETVVPDPQGGVMDRAFLRDGSTIDGKQVGQDDKEVIMENLEGKKVTITKASLHKIDMRVPKTIKEKKNILKSDISKIAFEDTSKK; from the coding sequence ATGAAGAATTCATTTTATCTTTTCGTTCCTTTTTATATGTTCGTACTGCTCGCTGATTGTAAGATCGATCAGAGAATCAGTTCGGATAAGAATCACAGAACGATTCTCGCTTCCGCGGACGCGAACTGCCAAGTGGCGGCGGTGGAACCGTTGTATTCGTTTCTGTTCGGATTGGTTCCCGTGTTTCGCAAACCGGAACCCGAACCGGGAATCGGACAAACGTTACGCGTCACCGAGATCACAAATTGGAAGGATTACGCGATCACCGCGCTCGGTGGTTGGGCGATCACCTTGGTTCGCAGAACGAGAACGATCGAATTCTGCGAAGAGAATTTATACGCGAGCAATTGGAATCCCGAAAAAATTTCCGTGGATCAAACCCTGTATCAGATGGCCGTAACCGGAAAGGTGATCGTTCATCTGAAATCGGGAGATCCTTTGACTCAGGTAAGAATTCTTTCCTTTGACGAAAGCTCCATCGAAGTAGAAACGGTTGTCCCCGATCCGCAAGGCGGAGTGATGGATAGAGCCTTTTTGAGAGACGGTTCCACGATCGACGGAAAACAAGTCGGTCAAGACGACAAAGAAGTCATTATGGAGAATCTCGAAGGAAAAAAAGTCACCATTACAAAGGCGAGCCTTCACAAGATCGATATGAGAGTTCCGAAAACGATTAAAGAAAAGAAGAATATTTTAAAGTCCGATATTTCTAAGATCGCGTTCGAAGATACTTCTAAGAAATAA